A genomic segment from Lemur catta isolate mLemCat1 chromosome 9, mLemCat1.pri, whole genome shotgun sequence encodes:
- the TTPA gene encoding alpha-tocopherol transfer protein: MAGMRQGPAAGPQLNALPDHSPLLQPGLSELRRRALEAGVPRAPLPLTDAFLLRFLRARDFDVDLAWRLLQNYYKWRAECPEITADLHPRSIVGLLKAGYHGVLRSRDPTGSKVVIYRIAHWDPKVFTAYDVFRVSLITSELIVQEVETQRNGIKAIFDMEGWQFSHAFQITPSIAKKIAAVLTDSFPLKVRGIHLINEPVIFHAVFSMIKLFLTEKIKNRIHMHGDNYKQSLLQHFPDILPLEYGGEEFSMEDICQEWTNFIMKSEDYLSSISETIQ, from the exons atGGCCGGGATGCGGCAGGGGCCGGCGGCGGGGCCGCAGCTCAACGCGCTGCCCGACCACTCGCCGCTGCTGCAGCCGGGCCTGAGCGAGCTGCGGCGCCGGGCCCTGGAGGCGGGTGTCCCGCGCGCGCCGCTGCCGCTCACAGACGCCTTCCTGCTGCGGTTCCTGCGCGCCCGCGACTTCGACGTGGACCTGGCCTGGCGG ttactACAAAACTATTACAAGTGGAGAGCAGAATGCCCAGAAATAACTGCAGATCTGCACCCTAGAAGTATTGTTGGCCTTCTGAAGGCTGGCTACCATGGAGTCCTGAGATCCAGGGACCCCACCGGCAGCAAAGTTGTTATTTACAGAATCG cccACTGGGACCCAAAAGTTTTTACAGCTTATGATGTATTTCGTGTAAGTCTAATCACATCCGAGCTTATTGTACAGGAGGTAGAAACTCAACGGAATGGAATCAAGGCTATCTTTGATATGGAAGGCTGGCAGTTTTCCCATGCCTTTCAAATTACCCCATCTATAGCCAAGAAGATTGCTGCGGTACTTACA gattcctTTCCATTGAAAGTTCGTGGCATCCATTTGATAAATGAACCAGTAATTTTCCATGCTGTCTTTTCCATGATTAAACTATTCCtgactgaaaaaattaaaaatcgg ATTCATATGCATGGGGACAATTACAAACAAAGCTTACTTCAGCATTTCCCAGACATTCTTCCCCTGGAATACGGTGGTGAAGAATTCTCTATGGAGGACATTTGTCAGGAGTGGACAAATTTTATAATGAAGTCTGAAGATTATCTCAGCAGCATTTCTGAGACCATTCAATGA